A single window of Streptomyces xanthii DNA harbors:
- a CDS encoding amidohydrolase, with amino-acid sequence MTPPSLSRRGVLAGAASLGAATLAPAGAAQAASGSGRAEPRKAVVFRNIRPFGAAEAVDLTVIDGVFSDEPAPKGAKVVYGDGRIALPSLVDAHIHPDKTSWGGSWVTRKPANTIAEFCEQDVELFKAQKRPVGERAYGLMAHAVTRGTRAMRAHADVAPAFGLAGLEGIAEARERLADALDVQLVAFPQHGVVRTPGTDKLLAEAARTGLIDMVGGIDPISFDNALDEQLDFVFDLADRHGIGVDIHLHDRDEKGTKVLRGIIDRTKALSLRGKVTVSHVFCLPYLSEGELDTMAGDLAAQDIALTTVAPGPNTVLPIAALQKHGVRVGLGSDGVRDSWSPFGNADMLHRAHILGQITDVRLDEELTACYTVGANGSADVMGLPHVDFEPGSPADFVLVRGECVPQIVVDMPQRDLVVHGGQVVARAGELV; translated from the coding sequence ATGACTCCCCCTTCCCTGTCCCGTCGCGGTGTCCTGGCGGGCGCCGCGTCCCTCGGCGCGGCGACCCTCGCCCCGGCGGGGGCGGCACAGGCCGCGTCCGGCAGCGGGCGCGCGGAGCCGCGCAAGGCCGTGGTGTTCCGCAACATCCGGCCGTTCGGGGCCGCCGAGGCCGTGGACCTCACGGTGATCGACGGCGTCTTCTCGGACGAGCCGGCGCCCAAGGGCGCCAAGGTCGTCTACGGTGACGGCCGCATCGCGCTGCCGTCGCTGGTCGACGCGCACATCCACCCGGACAAGACGAGCTGGGGCGGCTCCTGGGTGACCCGCAAGCCGGCGAACACCATCGCCGAGTTCTGCGAGCAGGACGTCGAACTGTTCAAGGCGCAGAAGCGTCCGGTCGGCGAGCGCGCCTACGGGCTGATGGCGCACGCGGTCACCCGCGGCACCCGCGCCATGCGGGCGCACGCCGACGTGGCGCCGGCCTTCGGGCTCGCCGGGCTCGAAGGCATCGCCGAGGCGCGCGAGCGGCTCGCCGACGCGCTCGACGTGCAGCTCGTGGCGTTCCCGCAGCACGGTGTCGTGCGGACACCGGGCACGGACAAGCTCCTCGCGGAGGCGGCCCGCACGGGGCTGATCGACATGGTCGGCGGCATCGACCCGATCAGCTTCGACAACGCCCTCGACGAGCAGCTCGACTTCGTCTTCGACCTCGCCGACCGGCACGGCATCGGGGTGGACATCCACCTCCACGACCGTGACGAGAAGGGGACGAAGGTGCTGCGCGGCATCATCGACCGTACGAAGGCGCTGTCGCTGCGCGGCAAGGTGACGGTCAGTCACGTGTTCTGCCTGCCGTACCTGTCGGAGGGCGAGCTCGACACTATGGCCGGAGACCTGGCGGCGCAGGACATCGCGCTCACCACGGTGGCGCCGGGCCCGAACACGGTGCTGCCGATCGCCGCGCTGCAGAAGCACGGGGTGCGGGTCGGGCTGGGCTCGGACGGGGTCCGGGACTCCTGGAGTCCGTTCGGCAACGCGGACATGCTCCACCGGGCGCACATCCTCGGCCAGATCACGGACGTCCGCCTCGACGAGGAACTGACCGCGTGCTACACGGTCGGTGCGAACGGCTCCGCCGATGTGATGGGCCTCCCCCACGTCGACTTCGAGCCCGGCTCTCCGGCCGACTTCGTCCTGGTGCGCGGCGAGTGCGTGCCGCAGATCGTGGTCGACATGCCGCAGCGTGACCTGGTCGTCCACGGGGGCCAGGTCGTGGCCCGCGCGGGCGAACTCGTCTGA
- a CDS encoding GNAT family N-acetyltransferase — translation MNDLAAEGTRVAIRPLTLDDCDEFIARARESRDLHHPWLYPPTDTAAFATYADRLIDAPDRHGFVVCDRDTGALAGYISINNVVHGAFRCGALGYGAFRHAAGRGLMSEGLALVVDLAFGPLGLHRLEINAQPGNTASIALARRAGFRLEGFSPEFLFIDGAWRDHERWALTTQMRDRRRLSERSDRPSG, via the coding sequence ATGAACGATCTTGCCGCCGAAGGCACGCGCGTCGCGATACGCCCCCTCACGCTCGACGACTGCGACGAGTTCATCGCGCGGGCGCGCGAGAGCCGGGACCTGCACCACCCCTGGCTCTACCCGCCCACCGACACCGCCGCCTTCGCCACGTACGCCGACCGGCTGATCGACGCCCCGGACCGGCACGGATTCGTGGTGTGCGACCGGGACACCGGAGCCCTCGCCGGATACATCAGCATCAACAACGTGGTGCACGGCGCCTTCCGCTGCGGCGCCCTCGGCTACGGGGCCTTCCGGCACGCGGCCGGTCGCGGCCTCATGAGCGAGGGCCTCGCGCTCGTCGTCGACCTGGCCTTCGGGCCGCTCGGACTGCACCGCCTGGAGATCAACGCCCAGCCCGGCAACACGGCGTCCATCGCCCTCGCCCGGCGCGCCGGATTCCGCCTCGAGGGCTTCTCACCCGAGTTCCTGTTCATCGACGGAGCCTGGCGCGACCACGAGCGGTGGGCGCTCACCACCCAGATGCGCGACCGGCGGCGGCTCAGCGAGCGGAGCGACCGGCCTTCCGGTTGA
- a CDS encoding arginase family protein: MRNIVALDAPSNLGLRPPAPGTVPGVYKLAGALREQGIVRRLGALEGGVVVPPRYDRGDWQEGDGVFNAAALRAYTIKLADRIEGHVRAGDFPLVLGGDCSIQLGAALALRRVGRYGLAAVDASADFRHPGNSDRVGAAGGEELALGTGRGQSDLTDIEGLRPYLRDEDVRLFGGRDAFEEDRAELAALKIPNTTVGELREWGVDEVVRGHVLSLETPALDGFWLHLDADVLDPSVMPAVDSPDPDGLLPAELLALLRPLLASPRCVGMNITIYDPDLDPDGTAGALLTDLVVAAFAQS; encoded by the coding sequence ATGCGGAATATCGTCGCGCTCGACGCCCCGTCCAACCTGGGGCTGCGCCCGCCCGCCCCCGGCACCGTCCCCGGGGTCTACAAACTGGCCGGCGCGCTGCGCGAGCAGGGCATCGTGCGCCGGCTCGGCGCCCTCGAAGGCGGCGTCGTCGTCCCGCCGCGCTACGACCGGGGCGACTGGCAGGAGGGCGACGGCGTCTTCAACGCGGCAGCCCTGCGCGCGTACACGATCAAGCTCGCCGACCGGATCGAGGGACACGTACGGGCCGGAGACTTCCCGCTCGTGCTCGGCGGCGACTGCTCGATCCAGCTCGGCGCGGCCCTCGCCCTGCGCCGCGTCGGCCGCTACGGGCTCGCCGCGGTCGACGCCTCCGCCGACTTCCGGCACCCGGGCAACTCCGACCGGGTCGGCGCCGCCGGCGGCGAGGAGCTCGCGCTCGGCACCGGCCGAGGCCAGAGCGACCTCACCGACATCGAGGGCCTGCGCCCCTACCTGAGGGACGAGGACGTGCGGCTGTTCGGCGGCCGGGACGCCTTCGAGGAGGACCGGGCCGAACTCGCCGCGCTGAAGATCCCCAACACGACGGTCGGCGAACTGCGCGAGTGGGGCGTCGACGAGGTGGTGCGCGGCCACGTCCTGAGTCTGGAGACCCCCGCCCTCGACGGGTTCTGGCTGCACCTGGACGCCGACGTGCTCGACCCGTCCGTCATGCCCGCCGTCGACAGCCCCGACCCCGACGGCCTGCTCCCCGCCGAACTCCTCGCGCTGCTGCGCCCGTTGCTCGCCTCGCCCCGCTGCGTCGGCATGAACATCACGATCTACGACCCGGATCTCGACCCCGACGGCACGGCCGGGGCGCTGCTCACCGACCTCGTCGTCGCGGCCTTTGCGCAATCCTGA
- a CDS encoding CocE/NonD family hydrolase, with product MTPPAYLPVGTSPRGGPVSRARLKPAIALGAATAALATPLVCAPPAAATTPYTVTALKFTVQAGTRTCTVDADLYRPAGVDAAHPAPAVLTTNGFGGSKSDGSTDATGKAFAQRGYVGLVYSGLGFGRSGCLVSLDDPRIDGKAASALVDFLAGTRAADDGTKADYVAKDAGNDPRVGMIGGSYGGAVQLATASVDHRVDALVPLITWNDLAYSLDPQNAADRDVPGAFKWQWSNGFFLMGEGQPLIVPNLDPSRINKLGCLHFVDDACETIRTLNSGRYPAERTRSLLAYARSVSPVSYLKDVKAPTLLVQGQADSLFNLNEARATYDTLRAQGTTAKMIWQSWGHSGGLTDPASGELNLGQGNLETSYVGRRILAWFDRYLRHEKGVDTGPAFAYYRDWIGDPDGTYATASAVPALSRKLYLSGDGKLVDNRRKVARGSREYRNWLVPTSHSESSLAGIIGLPDPAPYDTRGTYLDWTTDPLTGPTDVVGAPKATLKVVSPRTERVQNSGDAADKLVLFAKLYDVAPDGKKTLVHRLVAPVRVPDVTRPFTVTLPGIVHRYEKGHRIRFVIAASDDAYGGNKGVKPVTVVSAPEDTGTLELPVVTP from the coding sequence ATGACTCCGCCCGCATACTTACCGGTCGGTACAAGCCCGCGTGGAGGCCCCGTGTCCAGAGCCCGTCTCAAGCCGGCCATCGCCCTCGGCGCCGCCACGGCCGCCCTGGCGACCCCGCTCGTCTGCGCCCCGCCCGCCGCCGCGACCACCCCGTACACGGTCACCGCCCTGAAATTCACGGTCCAGGCGGGCACCCGCACCTGCACCGTCGACGCCGACCTGTACCGCCCCGCCGGAGTCGACGCCGCGCACCCCGCCCCCGCCGTCCTCACCACGAACGGCTTCGGCGGCAGCAAGTCCGACGGGTCCACCGACGCGACCGGCAAGGCGTTCGCCCAGCGCGGCTATGTCGGGCTCGTCTACTCGGGGCTCGGCTTCGGCAGGTCCGGCTGCCTCGTCTCCCTCGACGACCCGCGCATCGACGGGAAGGCCGCCTCCGCCCTGGTCGACTTCCTGGCCGGGACCCGCGCCGCCGACGACGGCACCAAGGCCGACTACGTGGCGAAGGACGCCGGGAACGACCCGCGCGTCGGCATGATCGGCGGCTCCTACGGAGGCGCCGTCCAGCTGGCCACGGCCTCCGTCGACCACCGTGTCGACGCCCTCGTCCCGCTCATCACCTGGAACGACCTCGCCTACTCGCTGGACCCGCAGAACGCGGCCGACCGCGACGTCCCCGGCGCCTTCAAGTGGCAGTGGAGCAACGGCTTCTTCCTCATGGGCGAGGGCCAGCCGCTGATCGTGCCGAACCTCGACCCGTCCCGGATCAACAAGCTCGGCTGCCTGCACTTCGTCGACGACGCCTGCGAGACGATCCGCACCCTCAACTCCGGCCGCTATCCCGCCGAGCGGACGAGGAGCCTGCTCGCCTACGCGCGCAGCGTGTCCCCGGTCTCGTACCTGAAGGACGTCAAGGCGCCGACGCTGCTCGTGCAGGGCCAGGCCGACAGCCTGTTCAACCTGAACGAGGCCAGGGCGACGTACGACACCCTGCGGGCGCAGGGGACCACGGCCAAGATGATCTGGCAGTCCTGGGGGCACAGCGGCGGCCTCACCGACCCCGCGAGCGGTGAACTGAACCTGGGCCAGGGCAACTTGGAGACGAGCTACGTCGGCCGGCGGATCCTCGCCTGGTTCGACCGGTACCTGCGCCACGAGAAGGGCGTCGACACCGGCCCCGCCTTCGCCTACTACCGCGACTGGATCGGCGACCCGGACGGGACGTACGCCACGGCCTCCGCCGTGCCCGCCCTGTCGCGGAAGCTGTACCTGTCGGGCGACGGCAAGCTCGTCGACAACCGGCGCAAGGTCGCCCGGGGCAGCCGCGAGTACCGCAACTGGCTCGTCCCGACCAGCCACTCCGAGTCCTCCCTCGCCGGCATCATCGGGCTCCCCGACCCGGCCCCGTACGACACCCGCGGCACCTACCTCGACTGGACCACCGACCCGCTGACCGGCCCCACCGACGTCGTCGGCGCCCCGAAGGCCACCCTGAAGGTCGTGTCGCCGCGCACGGAACGGGTGCAGAACTCCGGCGACGCCGCCGACAAGCTGGTCCTCTTCGCGAAGCTGTACGACGTCGCGCCCGACGGGAAGAAGACGCTCGTGCACCGGCTCGTCGCCCCGGTCCGGGTGCCCGACGTCACCCGCCCGTTCACCGTCACGCTCCCCGGCATCGTGCACCGCTACGAGAAGGGCCACCGGATCCGGTTCGTGATCGCGGCGAGCGACGACGCGTACGGCGGCAACAAGGGCGTCAAGCCCGTCACCGTCGTCAGCGCCCCCGAGGACACCGGCACCCTGGAGCTGCCCGTCGTCACGCCCTGA
- a CDS encoding S66 peptidase family protein, translating to MTSPESLVRPARLAPGARVAVVAPSGPVPEERLAAGLDVLRGWGLEPVVGAHVLDSHPEFDYLAGSDAGRAADLQAAWCDPGVDAVFCARGGYGAQRMVELLDWEAMRAARPKVFLGFSDITALHEAFAVRLGVSTLHGPMVAAADFPTDDRAQKHLWATLFEPESVRTIAAAGDHRVLVPGVAEGLLLGGCLSLLAAELGAPAVRASARGGLVCLEDVGEETYRIDRYLTQLARAGWFDGAAGFVLGSWAECEPVRGLLVDRLGGGGVPVVDDFGFGHGAGSLTVPLGVRAVLDAESGTLTLAEPALR from the coding sequence GTGACGTCGCCGGAGTCCCTGGTCCGGCCCGCGCGGCTCGCCCCAGGGGCCCGGGTCGCCGTCGTCGCGCCGAGCGGGCCCGTGCCCGAGGAGCGGCTCGCGGCGGGCCTCGACGTCCTGCGGGGCTGGGGCCTGGAGCCCGTCGTCGGCGCCCATGTCCTCGACTCCCACCCGGAGTTCGACTACCTGGCCGGCTCCGACGCGGGCCGCGCCGCCGACCTCCAGGCGGCCTGGTGCGACCCGGGTGTCGACGCCGTGTTCTGCGCGCGCGGCGGCTACGGGGCGCAGCGCATGGTCGAGCTGCTCGACTGGGAGGCGATGCGGGCGGCCCGGCCGAAGGTGTTCCTCGGGTTCAGCGACATCACGGCGCTGCACGAGGCGTTCGCGGTCCGGCTCGGGGTGTCGACGCTGCACGGGCCGATGGTCGCGGCGGCTGACTTCCCCACGGACGACCGGGCGCAGAAGCATCTGTGGGCCACGCTGTTCGAACCGGAGTCGGTGCGGACGATCGCCGCCGCGGGGGATCACCGGGTCCTCGTGCCCGGGGTCGCGGAGGGGCTGCTCCTCGGAGGGTGCCTGAGCCTGCTCGCCGCGGAGCTGGGGGCGCCGGCGGTGCGGGCCTCCGCGCGGGGCGGGCTGGTGTGTCTGGAGGACGTGGGGGAGGAGACGTACCGGATCGACCGGTATCTGACGCAGTTGGCGCGGGCGGGGTGGTTCGACGGGGCCGCGGGGTTCGTGCTCGGGTCCTGGGCGGAGTGCGAGCCCGTGCGGGGGCTTCTGGTGGACCGGTTGGGCGGGGGCGGGGTGCCCGTGGTGGACGACTTCGGGTTCGGGCACGGGGCCGGATCGCTGACCGTCCCCCTGGGGGTGCGGGCCGTTCTCGACGCCGAGTCCGGCACGCTGACTCTGGCCGAGCCTGCGCTGCGCTGA
- a CDS encoding prolyl oligopeptidase family serine peptidase: MVEIQSYGSWPSPIDAALAAAHDGRPEYVGYVGDEAWWTEPRPAEGGRRALVRRRPDGTEHSVLPAPWNVRSRVIEYGGVPWAGTFRPEGPLVVFVHFPDQRLYAYEPDAPGAEPRPLTPVSAVGGGLRWADPVLHPERGEVWCVLEEYTGEGPGDVRRVVAAVPLDGSAAEDRGAVRELTDGAHRFVTGARLSPDGRRAAWIAWDHPRMPWDGTELLLAEVREDGTFGPAQVVAGGPEESVCQADWTADGALLYSGDADGWWNLYRLDVRSGWQAPAPSGAAPRGADLRPAPALSVPTTPEGALATPTLAAARPLCPREEEFGGPLWKIGLNWFTPLPGGLIAVVHGVGSTALGILDPETGEVVDTAGPWTAWGSTLAAHGTRVVGVAASPRTAAEVVELDTCTGRARVIGAAHDDPVDPAYYPEPQIRTFAGPDGRDVHAHIYPPHSPAHAAPDDELPPYVVWAHGGPTGHAPLVLDLEIAYFTSRGIGVAEVNYGGSTGYGREYRERLREQWGVVDVEDCAAVALALAHEGTADRDRLAIRGGSAGGWTSAASLTSTDVYACGTVIYPILDLTSWAEGETHDFESRYLESLVGPLAEVRARYAERSPAEHPERITVPFLLLQGLDDVICPPAQCERFLARVESEGRRVPHAYIAFEGEGHGFRRADTMRRALEAELSLYAQVFGLHPTGIPTLELNK, encoded by the coding sequence ATGGTGGAGATCCAGTCGTACGGATCGTGGCCGTCGCCGATCGACGCCGCGCTGGCGGCCGCGCACGACGGCCGGCCGGAGTACGTGGGCTACGTCGGCGACGAGGCGTGGTGGACCGAGCCGCGGCCGGCCGAGGGCGGGCGCCGCGCCCTGGTGCGCCGCCGGCCCGACGGTACGGAGCACTCGGTGCTGCCCGCGCCGTGGAACGTGCGCAGCCGCGTCATCGAGTACGGCGGCGTCCCCTGGGCCGGTACCTTCCGCCCCGAAGGCCCCCTCGTCGTCTTCGTGCACTTCCCCGACCAGCGCCTCTACGCCTACGAGCCCGACGCGCCGGGCGCCGAGCCGCGGCCGCTCACCCCGGTGTCCGCGGTCGGCGGCGGCCTGCGCTGGGCCGACCCCGTGCTCCACCCCGAGCGCGGGGAGGTGTGGTGCGTCCTGGAGGAGTACACCGGCGAGGGTCCCGGCGACGTGCGCCGCGTCGTCGCCGCCGTCCCGCTCGACGGTTCGGCCGCCGAGGACCGCGGCGCGGTGCGTGAACTGACGGACGGCGCCCACCGGTTCGTCACCGGCGCCCGGCTCTCCCCGGACGGCCGCCGCGCCGCGTGGATCGCCTGGGACCACCCGCGCATGCCCTGGGACGGCACCGAGCTGCTGCTCGCCGAGGTCCGCGAGGACGGCACCTTCGGCCCCGCCCAGGTCGTCGCCGGCGGCCCGGAGGAATCCGTCTGCCAGGCCGACTGGACCGCCGACGGCGCACTCCTGTACTCCGGCGACGCCGACGGCTGGTGGAACCTGTACCGGCTCGACGTGCGCTCCGGATGGCAGGCCCCGGCCCCGTCCGGCGCCGCCCCGCGCGGCGCCGATCTGCGCCCGGCGCCCGCCCTGTCCGTACCGACCACCCCCGAAGGGGCCCTCGCCACCCCGACGCTCGCCGCCGCCCGGCCGCTGTGTCCGCGCGAGGAGGAGTTCGGCGGGCCGCTGTGGAAGATCGGCCTCAACTGGTTCACACCGCTGCCCGGCGGACTGATCGCCGTCGTGCACGGCGTCGGCTCCACCGCGCTCGGCATCCTCGACCCGGAGACCGGCGAGGTCGTCGACACGGCGGGCCCCTGGACCGCGTGGGGCTCGACCCTCGCCGCGCACGGCACCCGCGTCGTCGGCGTCGCCGCCAGCCCGCGCACCGCCGCCGAGGTCGTCGAGCTCGACACCTGCACCGGGCGGGCCCGCGTCATCGGCGCCGCGCACGACGACCCGGTCGACCCCGCGTACTACCCCGAGCCGCAGATCCGCACCTTCGCCGGACCCGACGGCCGGGACGTCCACGCGCACATCTACCCGCCGCACAGCCCCGCCCACGCGGCCCCCGACGACGAGCTCCCGCCGTACGTCGTGTGGGCGCACGGCGGCCCCACCGGGCACGCCCCGCTCGTCCTCGACCTGGAGATCGCCTACTTCACCTCGCGCGGCATCGGCGTCGCCGAGGTCAACTACGGCGGCTCGACCGGCTACGGCCGGGAGTACCGCGAGCGGCTGCGCGAACAGTGGGGCGTCGTCGACGTGGAGGACTGCGCCGCCGTCGCCCTCGCGCTCGCCCACGAGGGCACCGCCGACCGGGACCGGCTCGCCATCCGCGGCGGCAGCGCCGGAGGCTGGACCAGCGCGGCGTCCCTGACGAGCACGGACGTGTACGCGTGCGGCACCGTCATCTACCCGATCCTGGACCTCACGAGCTGGGCCGAGGGCGAGACCCACGACTTCGAGTCCCGGTACCTGGAGTCGCTCGTCGGACCGCTCGCCGAGGTCCGCGCCCGCTACGCCGAGCGCTCCCCGGCCGAGCACCCCGAGCGGATCACCGTCCCGTTCCTGCTGCTCCAGGGGCTCGACGACGTGATCTGCCCGCCCGCCCAGTGCGAGCGCTTCCTCGCGCGGGTCGAGAGCGAGGGGCGGCGGGTCCCGCACGCCTACATCGCCTTCGAGGGCGAGGGCCACGGGTTCCGCAGGGCGGACACGATGCGACGTGCGCTGGAGGCCGAACTCTCCCTGTACGCCCAGGTGTTCGGCCTGCACCCGACCGGGATCCCGACCCTGGAGCTGAACAAGTGA
- a CDS encoding DUF6204 family protein yields the protein MAEQHTYRVIVRGTFDGLTEASRERLLAEVAEHEGIAGMRFRPEGSLAYDRTLKHFSMRYVVASDPADGDEMAGALAEERAETYLRERGYGHGELRSTVTDMDTMKINRKAGRSAR from the coding sequence ATGGCCGAGCAGCACACCTACCGCGTGATCGTCCGCGGCACCTTCGACGGCCTGACCGAGGCGTCGCGCGAGCGGCTGCTCGCCGAGGTCGCGGAGCACGAGGGCATCGCGGGGATGCGTTTCCGGCCCGAGGGCTCGCTCGCGTACGACCGGACGCTCAAGCACTTCTCGATGCGCTACGTCGTCGCATCGGACCCGGCGGACGGGGACGAGATGGCGGGCGCGCTCGCCGAGGAGCGTGCCGAGACGTATCTGCGCGAGCGCGGGTACGGGCACGGGGAGCTGCGCTCGACGGTGACGGACATGGACACCATGAAGATCAACCGGAAGGCCGGTCGCTCCGCTCGCTGA
- a CDS encoding LapA family protein: MSPKDTASSTKSRGTSMFTPGRIAMLVLAVLVLVFIFENTQEVKIRLLIPEVSMPLYLALAAVAVIGAGCGAYFARRKRK; the protein is encoded by the coding sequence ATGAGCCCCAAGGACACCGCGAGCAGCACGAAGAGCCGCGGCACCAGCATGTTCACGCCGGGCCGGATCGCGATGCTCGTCCTCGCCGTCCTCGTCCTGGTCTTCATCTTCGAGAACACCCAGGAGGTGAAGATCCGGCTGCTGATCCCCGAAGTGTCCATGCCGCTCTACCTGGCGCTGGCCGCGGTCGCCGTCATCGGAGCGGGCTGCGGCGCGTATTTCGCGCGCCGGAAGCGCAAGTAG
- a CDS encoding DUF5107 domain-containing protein, with protein MVIGAVRAPRRREAAVTDIRREALTLPGVALGPTNPLPPLHPLDEAHRIDERSREGLPLDMARQLGYRPLTSVLPERIRDGYGRDRSPVSLDAIVIENDRLRATVLPGLGGRVASLWHKPTGRELLYRNPVFQPADFALNGAWFSGGIEWNIGATGHTTLSCAPLHAARVEAPDGTAMLRLWEWERLRDLPFQVDLWLPDGSDFLYVGVRIRNPHEKPAPVYWWSNIAVPEERRVLAPAEEAWHFGYTRSLSRVPVPVSAGADRTYPLNSEYPADWFYEVEDGRRRWIAALDDSGHGLVQTSTDLLRGRKLFVWGSGSGGRRWQEWLTEPGTGGYCEIQAGLARTQLEHVRLEAEGEFSWLEAYGPLAADPAPVHDAGDWGAAVGEVERRLGEALPRADVDAAYAAWLPFADAEPGERLAVGSGWGALELLRTGGKLAGTPLDESTLGAAQEPWRELLETGAFPEPRRVGPPGPTLVAPEWRDMLETAPARPLSEYHLGVAQWHAGDRAQAVRSWERGLELAPSLWPLLRCLAVADAAEGFAERAADRYAEAFDDLCAERRDGGEAWVAASAALGREAISALLSVGRVRGAREVWERVHPETRERGRFRLLEAELSLAEGDVPGARAVFEAGFEVADLREGAEVLAELWSRVAPGEPLPPAYDFRMRPGA; from the coding sequence ATGGTCATCGGGGCGGTCCGCGCCCCGAGGCGACGGGAGGCAGCCGTGACCGACATACGCCGCGAGGCACTGACCCTGCCGGGCGTCGCGTTGGGACCCACGAACCCGCTGCCACCCCTGCACCCCCTCGACGAGGCGCACCGGATCGACGAGCGCTCCCGGGAGGGCCTGCCGCTCGACATGGCCCGCCAGCTCGGCTACCGGCCGCTGACCAGCGTGCTGCCCGAGCGGATCCGCGACGGCTACGGACGCGACCGGTCCCCCGTCTCCCTCGACGCGATCGTCATCGAGAACGACCGGCTGCGCGCCACCGTCCTGCCCGGCCTCGGCGGCCGTGTCGCCTCCCTGTGGCACAAGCCCACCGGACGTGAACTCCTGTACCGCAACCCGGTGTTCCAGCCCGCCGACTTCGCGCTCAACGGGGCCTGGTTCTCCGGCGGCATCGAGTGGAACATCGGCGCCACCGGACACACCACGCTGTCCTGCGCGCCGCTGCACGCCGCCCGCGTCGAGGCGCCCGACGGCACCGCGATGCTGCGCCTGTGGGAGTGGGAGCGGCTGCGCGACCTCCCCTTCCAGGTCGACCTCTGGCTCCCTGACGGCTCCGACTTCCTCTACGTGGGCGTGCGCATCCGCAACCCGCACGAGAAGCCCGCGCCCGTGTACTGGTGGTCGAACATCGCCGTGCCCGAGGAGCGCCGCGTCCTCGCCCCCGCCGAAGAGGCCTGGCACTTCGGGTACACGCGCAGCCTGAGCCGGGTCCCGGTGCCCGTCTCCGCGGGCGCCGACCGCACGTACCCGCTGAACAGCGAGTATCCCGCCGACTGGTTCTACGAGGTCGAGGACGGGCGGCGGCGCTGGATCGCGGCGCTCGACGACTCCGGGCACGGGCTCGTGCAGACCTCGACCGACCTGCTGCGCGGCCGCAAGCTCTTCGTGTGGGGCAGCGGGTCCGGCGGGCGGCGCTGGCAGGAGTGGCTCACCGAGCCCGGCACCGGGGGCTACTGCGAGATCCAGGCGGGTCTCGCCCGGACCCAGCTGGAACACGTACGCCTGGAGGCCGAGGGGGAGTTCAGCTGGCTGGAGGCGTACGGGCCGCTGGCCGCCGACCCGGCACCCGTGCACGACGCCGGGGACTGGGGCGCGGCCGTCGGCGAGGTCGAGCGGCGGCTCGGGGAGGCGCTGCCGCGCGCGGACGTGGACGCGGCGTACGCGGCCTGGCTGCCCTTCGCCGACGCCGAGCCCGGGGAGCGGCTGGCGGTCGGGTCGGGCTGGGGCGCGCTCGAACTGCTGCGTACCGGCGGCAAGTTGGCGGGGACGCCGCTCGACGAGTCCACGCTCGGGGCGGCGCAGGAGCCGTGGCGGGAGCTGCTGGAGACCGGGGCGTTCCCGGAGCCGCGACGCGTCGGGCCGCCTGGGCCCACGCTCGTCGCGCCCGAGTGGCGGGACATGCTGGAGACGGCGCCGGCCCGGCCGCTGTCGGAGTACCACCTCGGGGTCGCGCAGTGGCACGCGGGGGATCGCGCGCAGGCCGTGCGGAGCTGGGAGCGCGGGCTCGAACTGGCGCCGTCGCTCTGGCCGTTGCTGCGGTGCCTCGCGGTCGCGGACGCGGCGGAGGGGTTCGCGGAGCGGGCCGCGGACCGTTACGCGGAGGCGTTCGACGACCTGTGCGCGGAGCGGCGCGACGGGGGCGAGGCGTGGGTCGCGGCGTCCGCGGCGCTGGGACGGGAGGCGATCTCGGCGCTCTTGTCCGTGGGGCGGGTGCGCGGGGCCCGGGAGGTCTGGGAGCGGGTGCATCCGGAGACCCGGGAGCGGGGGCGGTTCCGGTTGCTGGAGGCGGAGTTGTCGCTGGCCGAGGGGGACGTCCCGGGGGCGCGGGCGGTTTTCGAGGCCGGGTTCGAGGTGGCCGACCTCAGGGAGGGCGCGGAGGTCCTGGCGGAGCTCTGGTCCCGGGTGGCCCCGGGCGAACCCTTGCCTCCGGCGTACGACTTCCGGATGCGGCCCGGAGCGTGA